A genomic segment from Cyanobium sp. NIES-981 encodes:
- the murD gene encoding UDP-N-acetylmuramoyl-L-alanine--D-glutamate ligase, with amino-acid sequence MSTPAQDASVVVGLGRSGCGAAKLLQSLGQRVCLIESVDTPEAQARANTLRQLGIDVRLGVPLDSSSLSQLDRQLEGGLHRLILSPGIRWDLPVLNELRSRGIRIHGELVPAWEASRPVPWIGITGTNGKTTVTHLVHHLLQASGLDAPMAGNVGVSAAELVLERRSSTAGLPTWMVVELSSYQIEAAPEVAPRIGIWTTLTPDHLERHGTLRAYRAIKRSLLERSMVQVLNGDDPDLRDHAASWPQACWVTAGPRQGLPGEIRPRLWVEAGRVMHDWHGTCQNLMAADCLAMPGEHNRQNMMLSIAAGLEAGLSGEQMERAFRSFPGVPHRLERIHEHGGVTYYNDSKATNYDAAEVAVRALAGPLVVLAGGQAKIGEAGGWLEALKQNARAVVLYGAAQAEFQSLLEGAGFDGAIHLCGGLEEAVPRARALALELHCRAVLLSPACASFDQYADFEARGEHFRSLVLTLAR; translated from the coding sequence ATGTCCACCCCGGCCCAGGATGCCTCGGTTGTCGTTGGGCTCGGTCGCTCAGGCTGTGGTGCCGCAAAGCTGCTGCAAAGCCTGGGGCAGCGTGTGTGCCTGATCGAGTCCGTCGACACACCCGAAGCGCAGGCTCGGGCGAACACCCTCCGGCAGCTGGGGATCGATGTGAGGCTCGGCGTCCCCCTGGACAGCTCGAGCCTCAGCCAGCTGGATCGGCAGCTCGAGGGTGGCCTGCACCGGTTGATCCTCAGTCCGGGCATCCGCTGGGACCTGCCGGTGCTCAACGAGCTCAGGAGCCGGGGCATCCGGATCCATGGCGAGCTCGTTCCGGCCTGGGAGGCCAGCCGTCCCGTGCCCTGGATCGGCATCACGGGGACCAACGGCAAGACCACCGTGACGCACCTCGTGCACCATCTGCTGCAGGCCAGCGGCCTGGATGCCCCGATGGCGGGCAATGTGGGCGTTTCGGCAGCGGAACTGGTGCTCGAGCGCCGCAGCAGCACGGCGGGACTGCCCACCTGGATGGTGGTGGAACTGAGCAGCTATCAGATCGAGGCCGCGCCCGAGGTGGCCCCCCGCATCGGCATCTGGACCACCCTGACTCCGGACCACCTGGAGCGGCACGGCACGCTGAGGGCATACCGGGCAATCAAGCGCAGCCTTCTGGAGCGCAGCATGGTCCAGGTGCTCAACGGCGATGATCCTGATCTGCGGGACCATGCCGCCAGCTGGCCGCAGGCCTGCTGGGTGACAGCCGGGCCCCGCCAGGGGCTGCCGGGGGAGATCCGACCCCGCCTCTGGGTCGAGGCAGGACGGGTCATGCACGACTGGCACGGCACCTGCCAGAACCTGATGGCCGCCGACTGCCTCGCCATGCCAGGGGAGCACAACCGACAGAACATGATGCTGTCGATCGCCGCCGGCCTTGAAGCCGGCCTGAGCGGGGAGCAGATGGAGCGGGCCTTCCGGAGCTTCCCCGGGGTACCCCATCGCCTGGAGCGCATCCACGAGCACGGCGGTGTGACCTACTACAACGACAGCAAGGCCACCAACTACGACGCCGCGGAGGTGGCCGTGCGGGCGCTGGCGGGGCCTCTGGTGGTGCTCGCCGGGGGGCAGGCCAAGATCGGGGAAGCCGGCGGCTGGCTGGAAGCCCTGAAGCAGAACGCCCGCGCCGTGGTGCTGTACGGCGCGGCCCAGGCCGAATTCCAGTCGCTGCTCGAGGGAGCTGGCTTCGACGGCGCGATTCACCTCTGCGGCGGTCTGGAGGAGGCTGTTCCCCGGGCGCGGGCGCTGGCCCTGGAGCTCCACTGCCGCGCCGTGCTGCTCTCGCCGGCGTGCGCCAGCTTCGATCAGTACGCCGACTTCGAAGCCCGCGGGGAGCATTTCCGCTCCCTGGTGCTCACGCTTGCCCGCTGA
- a CDS encoding EVE domain-containing protein: MAYWLMKSEPEVYGIQDLEREGTTLWDGIRNYQARNFMRSMKPGDLAFFYHSNTKPPGVVGLMEVIETLLIDPSQFDPASKYFDAASKPESPRWDCARLRHRRTFPRMLSLEALRQAFEPEELGVVKRGNRLSILPVPDATARTLLHLLEG, from the coding sequence ATGGCCTACTGGTTGATGAAAAGCGAACCTGAGGTGTACGGCATTCAGGACCTCGAGCGCGAAGGCACAACCCTCTGGGATGGGATTCGCAACTATCAGGCTCGCAACTTCATGCGCAGCATGAAACCGGGCGACCTGGCTTTCTTCTATCACTCCAACACCAAGCCACCGGGCGTTGTCGGTCTGATGGAGGTGATCGAGACCCTGCTGATCGATCCAAGCCAGTTCGATCCCGCCTCCAAGTATTTCGATGCCGCCTCCAAACCGGAAAGCCCCCGCTGGGACTGTGCCCGGCTTCGCCACCGCAGGACGTTTCCCAGGATGCTCAGCCTGGAGGCCCTCAGGCAGGCGTTCGAGCCCGAAGAGCTGGGGGTGGTGAAGCGCGGGAACCGTCTCTCGATCCTGCCCGTGCCTGACGCCACGGCCCGCACTCTGCTGCACCTCCTGGAGGGCTGA
- a CDS encoding DUF2811 domain-containing protein — protein sequence MSLQARVPEELVLSMRRFLESHPNWDQYRLVQAALAGFLVQNGVRNRELTRCYLANLFPGQSGLRPF from the coding sequence GTGAGCCTCCAGGCCCGGGTGCCGGAGGAGCTGGTGCTGTCGATGCGGCGGTTCCTCGAAAGCCACCCCAACTGGGACCAGTACCGCCTGGTGCAGGCGGCCCTGGCCGGTTTCCTGGTGCAGAACGGTGTGAGAAACCGCGAGCTCACCCGCTGTTATCTGGCCAATCTGTTTCCCGGCCAGTCCGGCCTTCGCCCGTTCTGA